GGTGAGTGAGGAAGTGAAACTAAGATTAACTGATTCCTATTTTGCAAGATATCTGTGGCTGTTATTCTCTTGCTTTCTTATCTTTTCCATAGACTTTCTGCTGTCTGTAATGTAATATATGCCCATTATGGTATTTCCATGGCAGGCCCCAGCCGTCTTGGGATCGTACATGTACAGCAGCAGCAGCCGCTGGCCTGCTCTCAGAGCTCCACCTTCTTCCGCAGGTTAGCTCCATTGAATTGGATAAACAGGAAGAAGCAGTGGAACATGCGTTAACAGTTCTATTAGAAGCCCTCACAAATAGACGCCTTCGCATGGGAAGGTCCATAACTCGAAAAGTGAGACATACTATTTAGAGATCTAACCAAGTTTGTTCTGAGTCTGACAACTTATCCAGTAAGCCTCTTACAATTTTTTAAGTGAGCAAATTCTCAACCCTGTACATGTAGGCTCGATGAGAAATGGTTGTTACGTATACAAggattttccaattccttcacaTTAATGTTTGACATAGGTTTCATGTCTTAAATTTCAGTTCAAAGAATGACTTATGGAATCTTCCCTCCATTTACTATATGATTGATGCTATATCCTCCTACATAGTCTTCTTGGTTACAGAGTATCAAGTGAAACACATTTAATACCTTGTAATCGTAGAAGGGATTCTATGTTTTTCAGCTACTAATTAGCAGGATTATTAAGAGAATGTTGTAGGATTTTGAATTATTCTGACAACAAAGTATACTTCTGATGTACTTCATTTTGTGTGTCTTGTTGTCTTGCTCTTGCATGCACTAATTTTATCGACTTTCTACTACTTCACCTGGAGTGCACTACATGCATCAGGATCAGGAATCATTTATTTGATATTTGATATTGGACTTTCTCTGAAGAGTGATAGCTACCTCTACTGTCTACTGATCCTTTGAAATTCACCTGCCTTATAATCAAATGCATTGAGCTATTTTTTGTGGTTTACAATTTACATGATAAATAGAAATGtgtcaaaattaaaatatttacttCAGGTTTCAAATATTCTTTTGGGCTGTAATTTGGATTTCTGAAGGAAGATATGCAAAAAGTTTCATATAGGAGATGTATTTCTCATTTACCTTACAAAGTTCCATATAGAGTCATGTTTGAGTGATGATCTAGCTATCCTTTGACGCTGAAATTGATATTTTCTAATGAAGATTGTCCAGGGAAATGTGTTATTATGGTTTATCTGATTTCTTTTTTGCTCGATTGCAACATGCTCTCTCCAATCAACATTCACATTAAAGTTTTAGGAGGTTTTCATGGACTTACCTTATATTAAATGTTCTTAGCTGAATTGAAGTTCATAATTCAGATATAGTACTTTGTAACGTGCACCATGCTGCAATTAGTTATGACTCCATTAATTTTAGGGAAAATTATTGGTGTGAAATTAACATCAAGCTTTTTAGATAACGATAACATGGGGGTCCTCGATTTGACAACTGCTGATATAGTTACAGGACTCCAAATGTGACACTTCAAAGGAGAGTGGTGCAATTTGAGATTTTATAATTCTTATCACACATGTTTATCTTCTTCCACTTTGACCAAATTACCATATTAAATTTTCTCCCAAACGATAGACATTGGACGAAGAAAGCTGTAGCCTGTAAGCACAAATATTCCAGGATTGACTAAAccttagaaaataaataaataaagaaattgtTGACCAAATGAGATAAAATAGAGGTAATTGTTAACAAGTGTATTGTGTCTCCCAACCAACCAAAGCACCagttaaagaaaaaaaacacttaCTAAAAGGTACTCTCTCcgtccctattataagtcactttttgtgAGTTTTTTGTCCCGAAATATAAGTCATTTTACAATATCTAtgcaacattaatttttttttctccatgtTTACCCTTGTAGCATTTAAAGAATTTTCCTACTttccaatatttttctttattttcaagGCCACTTTCATTTATATCTACTCAAAAAACTTTCAAAACTTAGTTTTTATGGGTGAGAGGAGGTTTTCAAGATAGTGGAACATTAATATGGAGAGAGAGGTAGATGGGATTAATTGAATTGATATACTTTTAAATGGGGTTAATTTAGGAAAAAAGATACAAATCTATTGCAACTAACTAATtctaactacttttcttaatcctagagaaattaggtaaaagtgacttataataggggacgggGGAAGTACAACTTTGGTGATCACTGATAGTTTCTAGCTTTTCATTAATCAAACTTTTCAGTTACTATCAAGGATTAAAACTACAAACTGAGCGAACCCTTACAGAGAACaaactctcaagtctcaacacaGGGGTTCTTCCTCCTAAGGTTTTCTTCACCATTAAGTGCTAAGGCTTTAAACTTTAAAGCAATCGAAGGATGTTGTTTTTGGATAGCTACAAAAGCAATATCTACAACGCCCCGAAGCGTTAAAGTATCTTTTATAGGTACAGCTACCATGGTGGATTCATACTACCTTGCCGCACTATCCGCCTCGGTACTGCCATGTACCACCACAGTTGAAGCAGAGAAACTCCTCTATCTTTTTTTGGAAGAACACATATCATTCAcacatgcatatatatatatatatatacatcagTATATGTTTCGAATCAATGAATACCTCTTCAGCGTCTCTATTTGGTTTCTAAACACGATTTAAGCACGTAAAGCATGGTCGTATTACTATATGTTACACATCAGCACCTAAAGCAAAATAGACAAAACGAACTCAGATTATTAATTGGAGAGAATTTGACCACATACTTTTGGTACTAGTACTACTATCtttatttaacatttttttcaaCGGCTTACTGCTTACTTAACTTCCATGGTGTTCCATGCACCTACAAATTATCTTATAATGGACAAATATAAAAGAATGCGTTCTTGATAGCAAAAAGTATTCCACTGAAGTGCAGATAAGGAGATTCCCATACCGAAAGAAACTGAAAAAGAATAGAAAGTTAATTGAACGCAAGAAGTTATCAAAAATTCGAAACATCAACTTTCGGTGCCTTCACGCATTATGTATCAGTGGAGATATATATGAACGCACACTTCACGTGATAAGGTCAATATTTGAATGGTATATACTATATACTCCTCTGCTTGTTCCAAATTCAATTATATATGCTGTTTGCTAGTGGAGAATTTGCATTTTGAAAGTTCTGTCTGAAGGTGTTTGACCCGAATTGGTCTTGGGATCTATTCATCCACTAAATGATTCAGTGCTGATTGATATATCTTGAGTGAATCTATGCTGAAAGAGTCGAGGATGTGTTTGGACTTTGCACTAAGGTTATGTTTTTTGATTAAGTGAAAAAAAGTGGAATAAATTTAtagaatatatatttacaaaaaaaaaaaagttcaaagtCGAATCAAACTGCTTTACATGCTCTAGTTATTTGAATACAGATGATTATTGAACACCACGTCTCTAGTGAGTAGTGACACTTGCGACCGGCACAAACAACATGTGTACATGTACACCACAAATCTGGTGGACACCAATCACAACTCTGATTTGAATATTGTAGTATACAAGCTGGAAGTGACCCTCACAACGTTACAATTATAGTATGTATttgtttattataaatatataatccTGTAGTACaagttggaacttggaagtAATTCTTCATTCTGCACCAAACATGAAACTACAATAAAAGCGAAACAAAAAATTTCAATCTTACTTTATTCCACTTTCCCCTTTATTTGACATTTTCTCCATATTGCATTTTGCAACCATATCCTAAAGATTGTCTAGAAGCTCATAACTCACCTCCACATTCACATTCAATTTAAGACAGCGATGATTATCCAAGTAAGGAAAACATGGTCATCAAATTCCCCTTCAAGGAAATGACACAAAAGAGTAGATTACCTTCAAGGTTGAGTTAGAAATAAATAGGTTTTCAACTTGCTGCTTGTAACAGGGACAAAgtgatttaaattttatatccTCCTGTGATAATTCTCTCATATTGTTGAATGTTAAAATTTGTGTATACTTTTATATAAACAATTACATGGTCCTACCTATGTAATATGTATGAAGAGAAGAGATAGACAcaaaaatctcaacattaacaaaACATTAGAGAACACTGAGGGccacaaaaataaaatgaagtagTTGTATCACAAGATGAACATTATTAAATTCAGAGGAATATTCAACATACCCTGTACCCTTATGAGGATATACCACACAACACAACCATCACATCTCAACTCTCAAAGTGTGTGGCTCTGTAAACTAATTTGACAAACCACACAATTTTAGAGCAAAAGCAATCTAATACACAATGCACCAATTCAACTAAACCACACATCTTCACAATTCACACAAATCACCAATATATTAACttgaacaagaaagaaaaataaccaCTCAGTTTGATTACCTGTTCTTAATAattcctcttttcttttttatcattttagCTGCATCTTTGGCAATTGACATAGCAAGATTAATTCAGGATACTATTCAAACCTAATTCTCAAAGCCAATTAGTTTCATGAACAAAGAAGCTAATTACAACATTAATCCAAAGGAAATAAACAATAAGCACAATCCCAAAATCTTATACTTTTGCCATTCACTTCCAAGAAGAGTCACAAAACAAAAGCACCAATATAATTCCGTAATGttacatttttttcttctctctgTTTCTTCCAATAACCCTAATAGGGGAAAATCAAATACGTAAAAAGTTGAAAATTCTCCAACAGATGAATACTTGTCTATTACACAAAAGAAacccttattttttttcatctatGAGCAGTAATCAGCGTTTCAATGAAGCGCAACCCATCGAATCTCGGCGCGAATTTCTCCGACGACGGCGGCGGCGTAGAATTCTCACGGCGCCTAGTCTCATCCACGGCGCCATCCTGCAAAatcccaaataaaaaaaatcagaaacaaaatcaaaactGTTTAGGTTTGAAGAACGAGAAGAGAAATCGAGGTGGGAGGGAA
This portion of the Lotus japonicus ecotype B-129 chromosome 3, LjGifu_v1.2 genome encodes:
- the LOC130746794 gene encoding uncharacterized protein LOC130746794, with the translated sequence MKKSGLLAASVAAAVSVSSSAHTSHQDGAVDETRRRENSTPPPSSEKFAPRFDGLRFIETLITAHR